Part of the Aquamicrobium lusatiense genome is shown below.
GCCGGCCACCGCCAACGCGATCAGCCCGAGCGCCGGCCAGATATTGTCCGGCCCCCCACCGGCAGCGGTTGCAGCCTGCAGGACTGCGCCGACGATGACCGCCAGAAGCGCGGCCGGGATCTGCCATGGAAGTGAAGCCTTCATGCCGGCCTCCCGCCCATGGCGCGGTCGGTCAGGCGTCCGGCCAGCCCCACCAGCGCCACCAGTATCACCGCGACGATCGAGCCGGCGACCAGTGCCGCCCAGATGTCGATGGTCTGGCTGTAATAGGAGCCGTTGAGCAGCCGCGCGCCGATGCCGGCCACCGCCCCGGTCGGAAGCTCGGCCACGATGGCGCCAACAAGGCTTGCCGCCACAGCCACCTTCATGGAGGCGAACAGGAACGGCAGCGACGCCGGCACCCTGAGCTTCCAGAACACCTGCGGGCGGGTGGCGTTATAGGTGCGCATCAGGTCGAGATGCATGACCTCGGGCGAGCGCAACCCCTTCACCATGCCGACGGCGACGGGAAAGAACGACAGATAGGTCGAGATCAGCGCCTTGGGAAACAGCCCGGTGATGCCGATGGAGGCGAACACCACCACCACCATCGGCGCGATGGCGAGGATGGGAATGGTTTGCGATGTGATGATCCACGGCATCAGGCTGCGGTCCAGCGATGCGAAATGCACAATGCCGACGGCGATCAGGATGCCCAGCACGGCCCCGAAGGCGAAGCCCACAAAGGTCGAGGACAGCGTCACCCAAGAATGGTAGATCAGGCTGCGGTTGCTCCACGGCTTCACCGTGAAGGTGGACTTGTAGAAATTCTGCGCCACCTGATGCGGAGCCGGCAGCGTCGGCTTCGGCTGCGACCACGTCCGCATCAGGAACTCCAGCGTGCCGGGCTGTTCGCCGGCGCGGCGGTCGAGA
Proteins encoded:
- a CDS encoding ABC transporter permease; protein product: MDSFRSKIVPVTTLLAILVVAWYAFAVQLNGPFQRDLDRRAGEQPGTLEFLMRTWSQPKPTLPAPHQVAQNFYKSTFTVKPWSNRSLIYHSWVTLSSTFVGFAFGAVLGILIAVGIVHFASLDRSLMPWIITSQTIPILAIAPMVVVVFASIGITGLFPKALISTYLSFFPVAVGMVKGLRSPEVMHLDLMRTYNATRPQVFWKLRVPASLPFLFASMKVAVAASLVGAIVAELPTGAVAGIGARLLNGSYYSQTIDIWAALVAGSIVAVILVALVGLAGRLTDRAMGGRPA